A segment of the Centropristis striata isolate RG_2023a ecotype Rhode Island chromosome 15, C.striata_1.0, whole genome shotgun sequence genome:
TACTCAGGCCTCAGAGTCCCAATGATGTCGGTTCCAATCGACTGGACAACAGTGACGGACTTTTCCCTCTTGAGCTGCCACTTGATGACCGGCAGGTCAAGGCTGAAGCTGGTGTAGCGGACGGACAGCAGGGCCTCCCCCCCTACTGCACCTCTAATGAGAGTGCTGGGGATAGTCATATTCACTGCCAGCACTCCACCTGCAGAGAAAAAGTGTATGGGTAATAAATCGGCTGGCAAGCAAGTAGAATTAGAATTAAAAATCCAAATCAATTAGATTTTAAtatgttatataatattatattatattatattcttgtattatttatattataaatcaAAACTACACTGACAGCGAGATTCCTGAGACAGACTGCGATCCGCCTTCTTGTTGTTGCACTAATGAGTATATTAGCTGGCTTGTTATGTCCGGTGTTGTTGCACTTACTTGATGTTTGGCTGTGTAAATAAAGTTATCGactagttttgtttttgattgcaAGTaatgaaatcacaaaaaatccATGTGTACTGCTGTTCATATTCATGACAGCGGTAGCAGTCAACTGTTGAAAATTAGAAGGCTAAGTTATTCCTGTTTCATGCTTCTTGTGGTAGGTGAGGTGTGGACGGCATACATGTTCCCACTAATGTTCATTCTACTTGCGGTCAGAGGCCTAACATTCTGCTTTACATTCTGCCTCGCTACATAGAGAGCACACTTCTTGCATTGACACTGAATTTTGGCGTTACACATAAGGACATTGTGTACAGTGCAATTATCCAatttgaatgtaattttttCAGGGTTGCCCATTCTAATGGCTTTATGAACAACGAACAGTTGCAGCATCCATGCAGTATGTACATAGTTTGCAttactcactttgcatttcagttttattgttttttcagataCAGTGAGTGCTACAGTCGTTAGCTGAAGGCTAGTGTGGGCATCACGCCCCATCTCTGCTCTACACTGGAGCCAGTTTGCATGGCAGATCCACATTACCATGGGAACAGCTGTCAGTCCTTGGGATGGGCCAGCATGAACCAACAAAAGTGGGGATTGTTTGTTCAAATTTCCTTCTTGGCAGTTCATGAAAAGAACACTGGGAGCAATCCAGATGCCATGCTAGCTTTGCAGAAACAGAGCAACTCAGTGACTCTGCTGCTAAGCGCGACAATAGCAGGACAGTGATGAGACACAGCCACAAGTGAAAATGCCAGAACATCTGAAAACACTAGTTCTGAGTCAGCCTGTAGGCACAATTACTGTATTACTTACAAAGGGTGGCCACAAGACTGTAGAAGCACCCACACAGTCCAATGCAATCCGAAAGCCCAACAACAAATACTACCTTTGTCATGTCTATAATCGTCAGTTCTCAAAGATGTAACATGTTGCAATATTATGCATAACACTGCATACCATAGACCTCTGGTCATAACACGTGTctaaatttgtacattttctatttctatttctatttaataTCACTCAGTcgaactttatttgtatagcaacTTTTATTACAGGTTACTGCAGTTCGAAGTGCTTTGCAGATGGCTGTCAAGCCATTAACAAGacacaacaaacattaaaagtaaaaacaacagaaaaggcCAATGCACACAGGTCAATAAGAATTATGAAAATGtgatcaaataaatgtaaattctttaaaaacagcaatggcagtaaaacagtgaaacagtgaaaataaaaaaaaagattaaagacatataaagattaaaaagacaacaataaaaaaataatggctatagaataaaaatgaatttaaaagtcacattaaaaGCAATAATTATATGTGTGACGCAATTGTTATGCATACATCCACTAAGCTCCTATTGTTGTAATTTTCCTTCCAATCTCCAGCTAATATTGACAGCACAGCTGTCtccgtaaatatatataaacatttccaTAATTTAGTGGGAGGACCCTCTAATTGTTTCATCCAGCAAGCTCATGTTGACCAAAACTGACTAAAATCATATCtgcattttgtacatttttggtgGCCTTACACTGATACTAACAGactaacaaataaacaaacaaacaaaaactgaatTGAAAAGCATACTTATTCTGCTGTTTTCTTAACTGAAATCTTTCGGACACAAAGCATATTCCTAAAGTAGAAAATGCAACATACCTGAATTGAAGGAAACGAGACACATGAGCAATAAAATCAGAGAAATTATTTTAGCTTTTGAAGGAGCCTCCTTCTCTGCCTTCATCTTGGGTCTCAAGCTTTGTTTTCCTCCCAGACAACCAGCATGATTTGTGACTCTGGGCAGGACGGAGAACACAGTCTCTCATTCAGGCTCTGCTGGGACTGAGTACATGTTGTTCTCAAAAGCTGATGTAGAAGCAggacaaaagtgtgtgtgtccggatgttcattttgtttgtcttgttagctccatgtttttattgcaacAGTAACTGATATATTCATAACCAGAATAAAAGCTTTAGTGTCGTCAGTGTCAGCATTCCTCAGAATACAAAATGAGAGAATCAGTGTTGTTCAAACAAACCCGATTTTATCTTGCAGCCGCACCACAGGACTTGGATaaatagatgaaaataaatagttaattcATCTTAAAAGAATCCACTGCTAATTTTTTCTAGTCTCTAGTCATGCTAGAActtaacataaatatacataacaCTTTGTAAGCTATGGTAAGAAAtcattattgattaaaaaataatttgtaaaccataaaaaatgtcattacatAGATTGAAGGACttgatgtttgtttgattttgtaagatgtgttaaaaaaaatattttattttattaatattttatttatattttatttattttatctataaaaaatatttggatGGCTATTATTAAGTTGCAACTgatgataaaaaatgatttagataCTTAATTCTTGTTATTGGTTTATAATGGATTTGTTAAGGGGCTTTAAACAATGTTAACAAACATTGAGATGTttgttaacagtaaaataactaCGGTAAAACTCGATAAAAACTTTATCGGGTTAGAATTATCATGGGCAATATCATGCACAAGGATTCTGCAAAGAACAGCGAGACTTGTGACTCTCCTGCCCATAGGACATGTCAAGGTAAGTGAGGTTTTTCAGAGTGATGATTGAAAAGATCAATTTCATACAGTTAAGAGTTATAATTAACCacaaatgtatgtgttttcctcatttatagagcacaattCAACATCTGCAAAGGCTAGACCGGCTAGAAAAAGGAAGGCCAGTCCTGACCAGAGGACCCTCAGAGAGGAACCATCGAAGATGAGGATGGGGAAGAGGAGAAGATTTGACCTTTTCGACAATGAGAAGGCGTGTTGCTCGAAGGACATTGGCAAAGGTAGGCATGTGACATTAGGACCAGATAGACAAAATTGTaccaaaagtacaaaagtattggCAGGTGGAGCTcaacttttattatatttattgatatataGGTTGTAAATTTCACCAAGAGCTAAATATAGTTGAAATGTATCCTAAATAATACTCcatactttatatttatttgtatttttcctcTAAATATGTAACATAATTGGTAAATCAAGGCATCAAATAATTGTGTAACATAGTTTCCCCTCTAAATGAAGGTGGGGTAGAATTATACATAAGTAACAAATTTGGAAAGATTAAATTGTAAGTAAAACTTACAATTTAATCTGAAAAGTCATTGACATTGACATTGTCACATTCTCACTCTTCATAAGTTTTATGTATCTCTGCATAGTTTGACTTTTACCCCCAGGTTTGGAGATATTTGTCTCTCAGGGTTTTGTGTCAACCCATAGAGAGACATCTCAAAACCTGAAGATATAAAACCAATACTATCTGCATGGTTAGACACCATATAGAAATACAATGTTGATAACAGACTCAACTTCAAAGGCCTTGGTAGGCATGTTTTTTCACTTTAGCAATGAATTTTGAAAGAATGACAGCCTATTTTGTCGTTAAGTTTGGAGAACCTAGGCTGTTGTCCATGTTGCCTGTAAATGTCCACAAGCTAAACTccctctgggttttttttctcattcataGAAAGCTGCAACGCATCTGTTTTGGATGTGAAAAAGAGAGGTTCTAAGAGGAAGGCTGACACTGATGTAGAAGGACCAAGCAGGAAGAAGATGAGGAAAATGGACCTCAATGGGACTAAGAAGGAGACTAGGAAGGAGACTAAGAAGGAGACTAGGAAGGAGACTAGGAAGGAGACTAAGAAGAATGTGACAAAGACggcaaataaaaataaggcCAAGAAAGAGACCAAGCAGACTCCAGAAGCCCAAAGAGGTaagtagattttaaaaaatgtaccatTTGGTTTTAGCGTAAAGATTTAAATTAAGTATAACAAAGGAGGGATTAATATGGGAGCTTCGGTAACATTTCTCTGGTGTTCCTCACAGCTGTATTAACTCAcaatatctgtctttttttgtctgtttagcTAAATTTAACGCGAAATACAAGCAGCAGAAGCAACTTGGCGAAGGAGGATGTGGATCCTTGTTTGCTGGCTACAGAAAAGCAGATCATTTACCTGTAAGTGCCACACAcatactgaaacacacacacacacacacacacacacacacacacacacaaatacacacacagaatggTCAGAAAGTGCTAACCAAAGTTTGTTTCCCAAAGGTTGCCATCAAACACATACCGAGGAACAAAATACTATACTGCAAACATGTGGTGAGTAAGCAACATATCCTGCTGTTGAAATCAGCCCTGCACTAtctaactatttttatttttgattaatcATTCTAAATTGTTCTCTTTCTTTACTCCTTTATCTTTCACTTATGTTGTTATGTTTCAGGATGAGGATGGGAAACTTCTCTCTGTTGAGGTGGCCATCATGCTGAAACTTGCTGCTTCAACAAGAGGATCAGTGGAGTCACCGGCATCCATTTCACTCCTGGACTGGTACGATCTGGGCAAGGAGCTGATTCTGGTGCTGGAGAGACCACTTCCCTCCAAGGACCTTCTCGAGTACATTGATGCCAAGGGAGGTTGCTTAAAAGATGCAGAGGCCAAGGTAAGCAGCTGTTGTTGATTTAAGAAACATCACTCTATGGGAAACACTCTATAAAGTCCATGACtataattcataataaaaatatactttgcatttaaaacaaaatgcattttaaagacATGTGTGCACTCTGCTTACAGTGATGTATATAGTAATTAAAACACTTGTACTTATCCTGCCTTATAAGAATAATCATAGCACATTCTCCATAGCAGTTCTCcaaatgcaaaatgcaaagGTTATGTCATGGTTATGCTATGGAATCTTGATCTGTATAGGTCAACAGATCATTGGTTTTATGGACAACAAATTCTTCCTTAAAGAAAGTGATAGTGATAAAGTCGATTTTTCTAGTCTTGCTTTTGAtttcaataattaaaattaaaagctctttttgactgatttttcaacctaaaagtaaatataaataaatatagcatGCTATAATGACTGAGTTATTGCACCTAACTGCTTATCTTAACCCTAAAATCACATTTGAATGAATTataacagtgattataatgcattataaaaatattCTAATGTACTACAACTTTGAGAACTTATGATGTGTTATAGACATGGATGTCAtggaaagtgttaccaattgaCTTCTAATCACAGCAGCTTACCCATCATCATGAATAAATTTCAATCAGCTACGTCAGACTCCCTCactcatctctctctttttgtctctcagATCATAATGAAACAGCTCATTAGTGCAGTAGTTCAACTTCAGAATGAACGTATCTTTCATCGGGACATCAAGGTGGACAACATCCTCATCGAAACTCTTACCATGTCTTATATGGTAAGATGTCAAGCTTCACAAACTTACCTATTTGAGacttttgcatttgaacaaagCTTTTTTCTCTGCCTCACCCTCACCACCCTAATATTATGTCTGTATATTCTAGGTGCCTCTGCTCACACCCCTCCGGAGTGGTTCATTACTAATACCTACAGGCCCGGCCTCACCACGATTTGGCAGCTAGGTGTGATACTGTATGAAATGCTCCACCGAGAATCATTTGAGACCACAGAATTCCTTGATAACAAGATAAGAATCAGCGAAAAGCTGCCTAAAGGTaagaaaagcacacacaaacatgacaacagacacaaatctctgaattttagctttttatttttgatggatTGCAGATGTCATCATAATCTTTCATCTCCTTCTTTTCTCCAGACTGCAGTGACTTATTGAGGATGTGTTTGACAGCAGACCCCAAGCAGCGTGTTACCCTGGAGCAGCTACAACTTCACCAATGGCTCAGATAAAACCACACACAccatattatcatcattattaacaTATACtatattaatgtaatgtatataatgtgtgtgaTATATAatgtgtgatatatatatatatatatatatatatatattatatatatattatattatatatattaccccaaatacacacagtttataagaataagaataagaataagaatattaggaataataatattgtaataataatattcctaTATATCATATTGTAATTATagttataatatttaatatagttataatattaataatttaatataatataatatttatgtatatgttaataatgttttaatgttatgtttatgtttagattgtgtttgtgtgtgtatgtgtgtgtgtgtgtgtgtgtgtgtgtgtgtgtatccctaACCCTACCCCGAAC
Coding sequences within it:
- the LOC131986994 gene encoding serine/threonine-protein kinase pim-2-like, producing the protein MGNIMHKDSAKNSETCDSPAHRTCQEHNSTSAKARPARKRKASPDQRTLREEPSKMRMGKRRRFDLFDNEKACCSKDIGKESCNASVLDVKKRGSKRKADTDVEGPSRKKMRKMDLNGTKKETRKETKKETRKETRKETKKNVTKTANKNKAKKETKQTPEAQRAKFNAKYKQQKQLGEGGCGSLFAGYRKADHLPVAIKHIPRNKILYCKHVDEDGKLLSVEVAIMLKLAASTRGSVESPASISLLDWYDLGKELILVLERPLPSKDLLEYIDAKGGCLKDAEAKIIMKQLISAVVQLQNERIFHRDIKVDNILIETLTMSYMVRCQASQTYLFETFAFEQSFFLCLTLTTLILCLYILGASAHTPPEWFITNTYRPGLTTIWQLGVILYEMLHRESFETTEFLDNKIRISEKLPKDCSDLLRMCLTADPKQRVTLEQLQLHQWLR